In Actinomadura luzonensis, a single window of DNA contains:
- a CDS encoding bifunctional methylenetetrahydrofolate dehydrogenase/methenyltetrahydrofolate cyclohydrolase produces MSAVKLDGKATAAKIKADLTARVAALKERGVTPGLGTILVGDDPGSQIYVAGKHRDCAEVGIASIRVDLPATATQAEVESAIDELNASPECTGYIVQLPLPKQLDTMALLERMDPAKDADGLHPVNLGRLVHMVEAPLPCTPHGIVLLLQEYGVPIKGAEVVVVGRGITVGRSLGLLLTRRSENATVTLCHTGTHDLAAHTRRADIVVAAAGVPELIKADMVKPGAAVLDVGVSRVDGKIAGDVAPDVEEVAGFLTPNPGGVGPMTRALLLSNVVEAAEKAVLDAAR; encoded by the coding sequence ATGAGCGCAGTGAAACTCGACGGCAAGGCGACCGCCGCCAAGATCAAGGCAGACCTCACGGCACGGGTGGCCGCGCTCAAGGAACGCGGCGTCACGCCGGGCCTCGGCACCATCCTGGTCGGCGACGACCCCGGCAGCCAGATCTATGTGGCGGGCAAGCACCGCGACTGTGCCGAGGTGGGCATCGCCTCCATCCGCGTCGACCTGCCGGCCACCGCCACCCAGGCCGAGGTCGAGTCGGCCATCGACGAGCTGAACGCCTCCCCCGAGTGCACCGGCTACATCGTCCAGCTCCCCCTCCCGAAGCAGCTCGACACGATGGCCCTGCTGGAGCGCATGGACCCGGCCAAGGACGCCGACGGCCTCCACCCGGTCAACCTCGGCCGTCTCGTCCACATGGTCGAGGCCCCGCTCCCGTGCACCCCGCACGGCATCGTGCTGCTGCTGCAGGAGTACGGCGTCCCGATCAAGGGCGCGGAGGTCGTCGTGGTGGGCCGCGGCATCACCGTGGGCCGCTCGCTGGGCCTCCTGCTGACCCGCCGCAGCGAGAACGCCACCGTCACCCTCTGCCACACCGGCACCCACGACCTCGCCGCGCACACCCGCCGGGCCGACATCGTCGTGGCGGCGGCCGGGGTGCCCGAGCTGATCAAGGCCGACATGGTCAAGCCGGGCGCGGCCGTGCTCGACGTCGGGGTCTCCCGGGTCGACGGCAAGATCGCCGGTGACGTGGCGCCGGACGTCGAGGAGGTCGCCGGGTTCCTCACGCCCAACCCGGGCGGAGTCGGGCCGATGACCCGCGCGCTGCTGCTGTCCAACGTCGTCGAGGCCGCCGAGAAGGCCGTCCTGGACGCCGCGCGGTAA
- a CDS encoding ROK family protein, which produces MNHVLAIDIGGTKLAAALVDEEGSASRSGTRPTPRTDVMAALASLIEEVTDGGPPAQAVGIGCAGPLDLATGTVSPVNMPSWRGFPVRDEVQKLTELPTVLAGDAQCFALGEHWLGAGRGSTSLLGIVVSTGIGGGLVIDGAPLLGPTGNAGHVGHMSIDVNGERCTCGGRGCVEHYASGPNLTRWALENGWSPAAGADKADARLLAEAAAAGEPVAVAAFERGGRALAGMIASTVAAVEVTTVVVGGGVSAAGKVLFEPLARALDDIAGFAFVRAVEIKQSTLGVRASLAGAANLAWQATTA; this is translated from the coding sequence ATGAACCACGTACTCGCCATCGACATCGGAGGGACCAAGCTCGCCGCCGCCCTGGTGGACGAGGAAGGGTCCGCGTCGCGCTCCGGCACCCGGCCCACGCCGCGTACGGACGTCATGGCCGCCCTGGCGTCGCTCATCGAGGAGGTGACCGACGGCGGGCCGCCCGCGCAGGCCGTCGGCATCGGCTGCGCCGGGCCGCTCGACCTGGCCACCGGCACCGTGAGCCCGGTCAACATGCCGAGCTGGCGCGGCTTCCCGGTGCGCGACGAGGTGCAGAAGCTGACCGAGCTGCCCACCGTGCTGGCGGGCGACGCGCAGTGCTTCGCGCTCGGCGAGCACTGGCTCGGAGCGGGACGCGGCAGCACGTCGTTGCTCGGGATCGTCGTCTCGACCGGGATCGGCGGCGGCCTGGTGATCGACGGCGCCCCGCTCCTCGGACCCACCGGAAACGCCGGTCATGTCGGGCACATGAGCATCGACGTGAACGGCGAACGCTGCACCTGCGGCGGACGCGGCTGCGTCGAGCACTACGCCAGCGGCCCCAACCTCACGCGCTGGGCACTGGAGAACGGCTGGTCCCCGGCCGCCGGAGCGGACAAGGCGGACGCCCGCCTGCTCGCCGAGGCCGCCGCCGCCGGCGAGCCGGTGGCGGTGGCGGCGTTCGAACGCGGTGGCCGGGCCCTGGCCGGGATGATCGCCTCCACGGTGGCGGCGGTCGAGGTCACCACGGTGGTCGTGGGGGGAGGTGTGTCGGCGGCGGGCAAGGTGTTGTTCGAGCCGCTGGCGAGGGCGCTCGACGACATCGCGGGGTTCGCCTTCGTCCGGGCGGTTGAGATCAAGCAGAGCACCCTCGGCGTCCGCGCCTCCCTGGCAGGAGCGGCCAACCTGGCCTGGCAAGCCACCACCGCCTGA
- a CDS encoding glycoside hydrolase family 38 C-terminal domain-containing protein, translating into MPSRRLLSAESTDLFVGSPETPRQVLRVTLAAQAGREARLELRGDGVRLAAEPVAVPADAAGVLEVPLEVAVPPGTAVPCLLTLSGDDGDGDGGAEPESLEVTVTAEEPGWTMHLISHFHYDPVWWNTQAAYTGPWELLSADATTRPLWEHNAFALVEAHIELALRDPDYRFVLAEVDYLKPFFDTRPERRADLRALLAEGRAELVGGTYNEPNTNLTGAETTIRNLVLGIGYQRDILGGDPRTAWQLDVFGHDPQFPGQLAAAGLTGSAWARGPFHQWGPISKNFREAKKDAALMQFPSEFEWISPSGRGVLTHYMPAHYSAGWWMDSAPTLEDACQAVYDLYRALRPVAATKHVLLPVGTDYTPPNKWVTDVHRAWAARYVWPRFVCATPRDFLDAVRAELTHLSPQTRDMNPVYTGKDVSYIDTKQAQRAAEVAALDAERLSALAAALGLGRYPHTALDKVWRQLAYGAHHDAITGSESDQVYIDLLTGWREAYDLAAAARDAALDALTGRIGLREPSVVVTNTLSFARDGLVRVSLPPGHTVADPVTGAEPPAVAEHGTLTFLARDVPSLGWRAYAVVEGSPAGWRPARSSGDTVVRNERWSVTADPARGGALTSILDRVTGRELLTGLGNELRLYHEYPTHPDMGEGPWHLIPTGEVTGSGDGAAVAVRAEESPLGSRLVVTGQVGEVAYEQVVTLLAGSDRIEFTTRVLDHTGADRLLRVRFPARVEGALPVSDVSGAVVGRGFALPDVDAAEHPWTLDNPANTWFGLSATAKVDLGEAGARALGVAEVVVPAPADAPGARDLVVALARAGVTATTSAAAGTRYGWLDVDSNLPDVRIVLGGPDTNPLAAELLAAADPVYLDALKSGASRVWVPAERPLTEVWRPSADLRDLRALPALIVAGPVEDLVADLADATIEAVCPLGAEHLDPRTVALLAYGLPGFAVDPSGALHLSLMRSCTGWPSGIWLDPPRRTAPDGSGFQLQHWTHEFSYALVAGDGDWRALHLPAQAQEHITPLLPRLLPPQPGPFPATHSLLTIAPARDVLLNTLKATGNPHAHGRTAPTAPPSGLTLRLTESTGLGTRVELDSPVLPLTSLTHADLLEHPRSPADDLTLTGFEIATYLTPAPPPDPTALDLLPELGTTVEQAQPVYSRYWLHNKGPAPLGYLPISVTLTPGLVPDPAEPFEVEVVVSSHLTADAHEGVVDVRVPDGWTAVPSQRPFRLAPCGHVRFPVTVTPPPSPATGLHFVAARTTAGGQTIEDVTTVAIGANLPELPVPGPPPATGIAVRGTTAGEARPTGLSVTLPADSLRLRPGDRTALTLRLRNSTADEIRGEAQLASPWGTWSLLPQVVQGFTVASGEAVEVSFPVEVPEDAPAGHAWALAKVMWFGRCQYTPAVRLEVTR; encoded by the coding sequence TTGCCTTCCCGCCGCCTGCTGTCCGCCGAGTCGACCGACCTGTTCGTGGGCTCACCGGAGACTCCTCGCCAGGTCCTGCGCGTCACCCTCGCCGCCCAGGCCGGCCGCGAGGCCCGCCTTGAGCTGCGCGGCGACGGCGTCCGCCTGGCCGCCGAGCCGGTCGCCGTCCCCGCCGACGCCGCCGGCGTCCTGGAGGTGCCGCTGGAGGTCGCCGTCCCGCCCGGCACGGCCGTTCCCTGCCTGCTCACACTGAGCGGCGACGACGGCGACGGCGACGGCGGCGCGGAGCCCGAGTCCCTGGAGGTCACGGTCACGGCCGAGGAGCCGGGCTGGACCATGCACCTGATCTCCCACTTCCACTACGACCCCGTGTGGTGGAACACCCAGGCCGCCTACACCGGCCCGTGGGAGCTGCTGTCCGCCGACGCCACCACCCGCCCGCTCTGGGAGCACAACGCGTTCGCGCTGGTGGAGGCGCACATCGAGCTGGCCCTGCGCGACCCCGACTACCGCTTCGTGCTGGCCGAGGTCGACTATCTCAAGCCGTTCTTCGACACCCGTCCCGAGCGCCGCGCCGACCTTCGCGCCCTGCTGGCCGAGGGCCGCGCCGAGCTGGTCGGCGGCACCTACAACGAGCCCAACACCAACCTCACCGGCGCCGAGACCACGATCCGCAACCTCGTCCTCGGCATCGGCTACCAGCGCGACATCCTGGGCGGCGACCCGCGCACCGCCTGGCAGCTCGACGTGTTCGGGCACGACCCGCAGTTCCCCGGCCAGCTCGCGGCGGCCGGGCTGACCGGCAGCGCGTGGGCGCGCGGCCCGTTCCACCAATGGGGGCCGATCAGCAAGAACTTCCGGGAGGCGAAGAAGGACGCCGCCCTCATGCAGTTCCCGAGCGAGTTCGAGTGGATCTCGCCGTCCGGCCGGGGCGTGCTCACCCACTACATGCCCGCCCACTACTCGGCGGGCTGGTGGATGGACTCCGCGCCCACCCTCGAGGACGCCTGCCAGGCGGTCTACGACCTCTACCGCGCGCTGCGGCCGGTGGCCGCGACCAAGCACGTCCTGCTGCCGGTCGGCACCGACTACACCCCGCCCAACAAGTGGGTGACCGACGTGCACCGCGCCTGGGCCGCCCGCTATGTCTGGCCCAGGTTCGTCTGCGCCACGCCCCGCGACTTCCTGGACGCCGTGCGCGCCGAGCTGACCCACCTCAGCCCGCAGACCCGCGACATGAACCCGGTCTACACCGGCAAGGACGTCTCCTACATCGACACCAAGCAGGCCCAGCGGGCGGCCGAGGTGGCCGCGCTCGACGCCGAGCGGCTGTCGGCGCTCGCGGCGGCGCTCGGCCTCGGCCGCTACCCGCACACCGCCCTCGACAAGGTGTGGCGGCAGCTCGCCTACGGGGCGCACCACGACGCGATCACCGGGTCCGAGTCCGACCAGGTCTACATCGACCTGCTGACGGGGTGGCGGGAGGCGTACGACCTGGCCGCGGCGGCCCGCGACGCCGCCCTCGACGCCCTCACCGGCCGGATCGGGCTGCGGGAGCCGAGCGTCGTGGTGACCAACACCTTGTCGTTCGCCCGTGACGGCCTGGTGCGGGTGTCCCTGCCGCCGGGGCACACGGTGGCCGATCCGGTGACGGGGGCCGAGCCGCCCGCCGTCGCCGAGCACGGCACGCTGACCTTCCTGGCGCGGGACGTCCCGTCGCTGGGCTGGCGGGCGTACGCGGTGGTCGAGGGCTCGCCCGCCGGCTGGCGTCCCGCGCGGTCCTCGGGCGACACCGTCGTCCGCAACGAACGCTGGAGCGTGACGGCCGACCCGGCCCGCGGCGGCGCCCTGACCTCGATCCTCGACCGGGTCACCGGCCGCGAGCTGCTCACCGGCCTGGGCAACGAGCTGCGCCTCTACCACGAATATCCGACACATCCCGACATGGGGGAGGGCCCTTGGCACCTCATCCCCACCGGCGAGGTCACCGGCTCCGGCGACGGGGCCGCGGTGGCCGTACGCGCCGAGGAGAGCCCGCTCGGCAGCCGCCTCGTCGTCACCGGCCAGGTCGGCGAGGTCGCCTACGAGCAGGTCGTCACCCTGCTCGCCGGCTCCGACCGCATCGAGTTCACCACCCGCGTCCTCGACCACACGGGCGCCGACCGGCTGCTGCGGGTGCGGTTCCCGGCCCGGGTGGAGGGCGCGCTGCCGGTGTCGGACGTGTCGGGCGCGGTGGTGGGCCGCGGCTTCGCGCTGCCCGACGTCGACGCGGCCGAGCACCCGTGGACGCTCGACAACCCGGCCAACACCTGGTTCGGCCTGTCCGCCACGGCCAAGGTCGACCTGGGTGAGGCAGGGGCGCGGGCGCTCGGCGTGGCCGAGGTCGTGGTGCCCGCACCCGCCGACGCGCCGGGGGCCCGCGACCTGGTGGTGGCCCTGGCGCGGGCGGGCGTGACGGCGACGACGTCCGCTGCCGCCGGCACCCGGTACGGCTGGCTGGACGTCGACTCCAACCTGCCCGACGTGCGCATCGTCCTGGGCGGCCCCGACACCAACCCGCTGGCCGCCGAACTCCTCGCCGCGGCCGACCCGGTCTACCTCGACGCGCTCAAGTCCGGGGCGTCCCGCGTCTGGGTCCCGGCCGAGCGGCCGCTCACCGAGGTCTGGCGGCCCAGCGCCGACCTGCGCGACCTGCGTGCCCTGCCCGCCCTGATCGTCGCCGGCCCGGTCGAGGACCTGGTGGCCGACCTCGCCGACGCCACGATCGAGGCCGTGTGCCCGCTGGGCGCCGAACACCTCGACCCGCGCACGGTGGCCCTCCTCGCCTACGGCCTGCCCGGCTTCGCCGTGGACCCGTCGGGGGCGCTGCACCTGTCGCTGATGCGGTCCTGCACCGGCTGGCCCTCGGGCATCTGGCTCGACCCGCCGCGCCGCACCGCGCCCGACGGCTCCGGCTTCCAGCTCCAGCACTGGACGCACGAGTTCTCGTACGCGCTGGTGGCGGGCGACGGCGACTGGCGCGCCCTGCACCTGCCCGCCCAGGCTCAGGAGCACATCACCCCCCTGCTCCCCCGTCTCCTCCCGCCGCAGCCCGGCCCCTTCCCCGCCACCCACTCCCTCCTGACGATCGCTCCAGCGCGCGACGTCCTCCTGAACACCCTCAAGGCCACCGGCAACCCGCACGCCCACGGCCGCACCGCCCCCACGGCCCCGCCCTCCGGCCTCACCCTCCGCCTGACCGAGTCCACGGGCCTCGGCACCCGCGTCGAGCTCGACTCCCCCGTCCTCCCCCTCACTTCTCTCACCCACGCCGACCTGCTCGAACACCCCCGATCCCCCGCGGACGACCTGACCCTGACCGGCTTCGAGATCGCCACCTACCTGACCCCCGCCCCACCCCCCGACCCGACCGCCCTCGACCTGCTGCCGGAACTCGGCACCACGGTCGAGCAGGCCCAGCCCGTCTACAGCCGCTACTGGCTGCACAACAAGGGCCCGGCCCCTCTCGGCTACCTGCCGATCTCCGTCACGCTCACCCCTGGCCTCGTCCCCGACCCCGCCGAGCCGTTCGAGGTGGAGGTGGTCGTCTCCTCCCACCTGACCGCCGACGCCCACGAGGGCGTGGTGGACGTCCGCGTCCCGGACGGCTGGACCGCCGTCCCGTCCCAGCGCCCGTTCCGCCTCGCCCCCTGCGGCCATGTCCGCTTCCCGGTCACCGTCACGCCGCCGCCGTCCCCCGCCACCGGTCTGCACTTCGTCGCCGCCCGGACCACCGCCGGCGGCCAGACCATCGAGGACGTCACCACCGTCGCGATCGGCGCGAACCTCCCCGAACTCCCCGTTCCGGGGCCGCCGCCCGCCACGGGCATCGCCGTCCGCGGCACCACCGCCGGCGAGGCACGCCCCACGGGCCTGTCCGTCACCCTTCCCGCGGACAGCCTGCGCCTGCGACCCGGCGATCGCACCGCCCTCACCCTCCGGCTGCGCAACTCCACCGCCGACGAGATCCGCGGCGAGGCCCAGCTCGCCTCGCCCTGGGGCACCTGGTCCCTCCTCCCACAGGTCGTGCAGGGCTTCACGGTGGCGTCCGGCGAGGCCGTCGAGGTGTCGTTCCCGGTCGAGGTCCCGGAGGACGCACCGGCCGGTCACGCCTGGGCCCTGGCCAAGGTCATGTGGTTCGGCCGCTGCCAGTACACCCCGGCGGTCCGTCTGGAGGTGACCCGATGA
- the purH gene encoding bifunctional phosphoribosylaminoimidazolecarboxamide formyltransferase/IMP cyclohydrolase, with the protein MTRIAIRRALIAVYDKSGLEELARALDGAGVEIVSTGGTAAAISSFGIPVTKVEQLTGFPECLDGRVKTLHPRVHAGLLADLTKPHHVAQLEELEIDPFQLVVVNLYPFQQTVASGASDEECVEQIDIGGPAMIRGAAKNHSTCAVVVDPGYYGEVLKALDEGGFSLTQRRRLAGIAYAHTASYDVAVANWFGQTGGEGTGEEFPAFTGVAYDRKATLRYGENPHQRAALYADGAGGGLAGAEQLHGKEMSYNNYLDSDAAWRAAWDFSDPCVAIIKHQNPCGIAIGADVAEAHRKAHACDPVSAYGGVIAVNRPVTAELARQIAEVFTEVVIAPAYDAEALDVLREKKNLRLLRCPEGPSAPTEFRRIDGGLLVQTVDRVDALGDAASTWELKAGAAVAPEVLADLEFAWRACRSVKSNAILLAGDGATVGVGMGQVNRVDSCRLAVTRAGERAAGSVAASDAFFPFPDGLEVLAEAGVKAIVEPGGSIRDDLVIEAAQKAGITLYFTGTRHFFH; encoded by the coding sequence GTGACTCGCATCGCCATCCGGCGCGCGCTGATCGCCGTCTACGACAAGTCCGGGCTCGAGGAACTGGCCAGGGCCCTCGACGGCGCCGGAGTGGAGATCGTCTCGACCGGTGGCACGGCCGCCGCGATCTCGTCGTTCGGGATCCCGGTGACCAAGGTCGAGCAGCTGACCGGGTTCCCCGAGTGCCTGGACGGCCGGGTTAAGACGCTGCACCCGCGCGTGCACGCCGGCCTGCTGGCCGACCTGACCAAGCCCCACCACGTCGCCCAGCTCGAAGAGCTGGAGATCGACCCGTTCCAGCTCGTCGTGGTCAACCTCTACCCGTTCCAGCAGACGGTGGCCTCCGGCGCCTCCGACGAGGAGTGCGTCGAGCAGATCGACATCGGCGGGCCCGCCATGATCCGCGGCGCGGCCAAGAACCACAGCACCTGCGCCGTCGTGGTCGACCCCGGTTACTACGGCGAGGTGCTGAAGGCGCTGGACGAGGGCGGTTTCTCCCTCACGCAGCGGCGGCGGCTGGCGGGCATCGCCTACGCGCACACGGCCTCGTACGACGTGGCCGTCGCCAACTGGTTCGGGCAGACGGGCGGCGAAGGGACGGGCGAGGAGTTCCCGGCGTTCACCGGCGTCGCCTACGACCGCAAGGCCACCCTCCGCTACGGCGAGAACCCGCACCAGCGCGCCGCCCTCTACGCCGACGGCGCGGGCGGCGGCCTCGCGGGCGCCGAGCAGCTGCACGGCAAGGAGATGTCCTACAACAACTACCTCGACTCCGACGCCGCCTGGCGGGCCGCCTGGGACTTCTCCGACCCGTGCGTGGCCATCATCAAGCACCAGAACCCGTGCGGCATCGCGATCGGGGCCGACGTGGCCGAGGCGCACCGCAAGGCGCACGCCTGCGACCCGGTGTCGGCGTACGGTGGCGTGATCGCCGTCAACCGGCCGGTCACCGCCGAGCTGGCCCGCCAGATCGCCGAGGTGTTCACCGAGGTCGTCATCGCGCCCGCCTACGACGCCGAGGCCCTCGACGTGCTGCGCGAGAAGAAGAACCTGCGCCTGCTGCGCTGCCCGGAGGGCCCGTCCGCGCCGACGGAGTTCCGCCGCATCGACGGCGGGCTGCTCGTGCAGACCGTGGACCGCGTGGACGCGCTCGGCGACGCCGCGTCCACCTGGGAGCTCAAGGCGGGCGCGGCCGTGGCGCCCGAGGTGCTGGCCGACCTGGAGTTCGCCTGGCGGGCCTGCCGCTCGGTGAAGTCCAACGCCATCCTGCTGGCCGGCGACGGGGCCACGGTCGGCGTGGGCATGGGCCAGGTCAACCGCGTCGACTCCTGCCGGCTGGCCGTCACCCGCGCCGGTGAGCGCGCGGCCGGCTCGGTGGCCGCCTCCGACGCCTTCTTCCCGTTCCCGGACGGGCTGGAGGTGCTGGCGGAGGCCGGGGTCAAGGCGATCGTCGAGCCCGGCGGCTCCATCCGGGACGACCTGGTGATCGAGGCCGCCCAGAAGGCCGGCATCACCCTCTATTTCACCGGCACCCGCCACTTCTTCCACTGA
- the purN gene encoding phosphoribosylglycinamide formyltransferase produces MSKAGRLVVLVSGSGTNLQALLDASADPAYGARVVAVGADREGIEGLARATKAQVPTFVEKVGDHATRADWDAAIAARIAAYEPDLVVSAGFMKILGTPTLQAFPVLNTHPALLPSFPGAHGVRDALAHGVKVTGCTVMLADEGVDTGPIVAQEAVPVLPDDDEAVLHERIKVVERRLLVEIVGRMAREGWTVSGRIVRIGNQSEGETT; encoded by the coding sequence GTGTCTAAGGCTGGGCGGCTCGTCGTCCTCGTCTCCGGCTCTGGAACCAACCTACAGGCCCTTCTGGACGCTTCCGCCGACCCGGCGTACGGTGCTCGCGTGGTAGCGGTCGGTGCCGACAGGGAGGGGATCGAGGGGCTGGCCAGGGCTACCAAGGCGCAAGTGCCGACTTTTGTCGAAAAAGTGGGCGATCACGCGACGAGGGCGGATTGGGACGCGGCGATCGCGGCCAGGATCGCCGCGTACGAGCCCGACCTGGTGGTGTCGGCGGGCTTCATGAAGATTCTGGGCACACCCACGCTCCAGGCGTTCCCTGTGCTCAACACGCATCCGGCGCTGCTGCCGTCGTTCCCCGGGGCCCACGGCGTGCGCGACGCGCTGGCCCACGGGGTCAAGGTCACCGGCTGTACGGTCATGCTGGCCGACGAGGGCGTCGACACCGGCCCCATCGTCGCCCAGGAGGCGGTGCCCGTGCTCCCGGACGACGACGAGGCGGTCCTGCACGAGCGCATCAAGGTCGTCGAGCGCCGCCTGCTCGTCGAGATCGTCGGCCGGATGGCCCGCGAGGGCTGGACGGTCAGCGGACGCATCGTCCGCATCGGCAACCAATCAGAAGGGGAAACCACGTGA
- a CDS encoding DUF7158 domain-containing protein, with amino-acid sequence MTSHRTTTGPHPSAAGDRTRAGAAFAPGLGPVIGWVDGRPVPYALLEQRVAGLRKGPLSAALPRPGTAEARQLARWQTQVILTEVLCETTAKALGLSPVDGPPLDRLAAVELGSINAAAYNGSPWVRALFEHLAAEATIPAEWRPRQSSRPSTATHFVRHRLFPDRTSAARATLHDLAPLGDVDLASLPTALAEAIAHHPEGALIGPVQDALGWHVAAATRSRQPRSPRTTESPPATHPSAQEKEGEAAQPMSNRPQRPHAAARPSPTDLLQAARRRTFARRLDELRAAKLDLVPGLEHPGDPRQPDNHHKH; translated from the coding sequence ATGACCTCCCACCGCACCACCACCGGCCCGCACCCTTCCGCGGCCGGCGACCGCACCCGCGCAGGCGCGGCCTTCGCGCCCGGTCTCGGCCCGGTGATCGGCTGGGTCGACGGCCGGCCCGTCCCGTACGCGCTTCTTGAGCAGCGCGTCGCCGGCCTCCGGAAGGGCCCGCTCAGCGCCGCCCTGCCCAGACCCGGCACCGCCGAGGCCCGCCAGCTGGCCAGGTGGCAGACCCAGGTCATCCTCACGGAAGTCCTCTGCGAGACGACCGCCAAGGCCCTGGGCCTGTCCCCCGTCGACGGTCCGCCGCTGGACCGCCTGGCGGCCGTCGAGCTGGGCTCGATCAACGCCGCCGCCTACAACGGCAGCCCGTGGGTGCGGGCCCTGTTCGAGCACCTCGCCGCGGAAGCCACCATCCCCGCGGAGTGGCGGCCCCGCCAGTCGTCCCGCCCCAGCACAGCCACCCACTTCGTCCGTCACCGCCTGTTCCCCGACCGGACGTCCGCCGCCCGCGCGACCCTCCACGACCTCGCTCCCCTCGGCGACGTGGACCTCGCCTCACTCCCGACCGCGCTGGCCGAGGCGATCGCCCACCACCCCGAAGGCGCCCTCATCGGCCCCGTCCAGGACGCCCTGGGCTGGCACGTGGCCGCCGCCACCCGAAGCCGCCAACCCCGTTCCCCACGCACCACCGAGTCGCCCCCGGCCACCCACCCCTCAGCTCAAGAAAAAGAAGGAGAAGCCGCCCAGCCGATGTCGAACCGACCACAGCGACCACATGCCGCTGCTCGACCCTCGCCCACCGACCTTCTGCAGGCCGCGCGCAGGCGGACGTTCGCCCGCCGGCTCGACGAGCTGCGTGCCGCGAAGCTCGACCTCGTGCCCGGACTGGAACACCCTGGCGACCCCCGTCAGCCCGACAACCACCACAAACACTGA